From one Spiroplasma endosymbiont of Panorpa germanica genomic stretch:
- the rsmG gene encoding 16S rRNA (guanine(527)-N(7))-methyltransferase RsmG, with protein sequence MSKFENWELFDKISNVQLNDKIKDQLDKYFSFLISENQKYNLTSIVEQEAVFLKHFLDSLFFTNIFKLENQKICDIGTGAGFPGVVLKIFFPQLEVHLVESNNKKINFLNELIKILDLDNIKTHYSRAEDFCIDNTEKFDVVVTRAVSELNIILELGAQLISLNGHFVCLKGPKAEEEIENLKGCETKLGLKFEKKDVLFDEFLGTRINLVYKKIAHTPNQYPRQYSQIKKKPLGK encoded by the coding sequence ATGAGTAAATTTGAGAATTGAGAACTATTTGATAAAATATCAAACGTTCAACTAAATGATAAAATAAAAGACCAATTGGATAAATATTTCAGCTTTTTGATATCCGAAAACCAAAAATATAATCTCACCTCAATTGTTGAACAAGAAGCTGTTTTTCTTAAGCATTTTTTGGACTCATTATTTTTTACAAATATTTTCAAGCTAGAAAACCAAAAAATTTGTGATATTGGAACGGGAGCTGGATTTCCCGGAGTGGTTTTAAAAATCTTCTTTCCCCAACTTGAGGTTCACTTAGTTGAAAGCAATAACAAAAAAATAAATTTTTTGAATGAGCTGATTAAGATTTTGGATTTAGATAATATCAAGACCCATTATAGCAGAGCAGAAGATTTTTGCATAGATAACACAGAGAAATTTGATGTTGTTGTGACTAGGGCAGTAAGTGAATTAAATATCATTTTAGAACTAGGCGCACAATTGATTAGTTTGAATGGTCATTTTGTTTGTTTGAAGGGGCCCAAGGCTGAAGAAGAAATTGAAAATCTTAAAGGTTGCGAGACAAAATTGGGATTAAAATTTGAGAAAAAAGATGTACTTTTCGATGAATTTTTAGGTACAAGAATTAATTTGGTTTATAAAAAAATCGCTCACACTCCAAATCAGTATCCAAGACAGTACTCTCAAATTAAAAAGAAACCATTGGGAAAATAA
- a CDS encoding AAA family ATPase yields MGKIISVANQKGGVGKTTTSISLACGLAMHGKKVLLIDLDPQFNASTGIGVDIDNSTKSMYNVLIGQESLENIIIKNLKPGVDLAPSSIDLAAADLYLLEQKDNNQNILKKQLETIKEKYDFIIIDCPPSLGLINRNGLSSSDSVLIPIQAEHYAMHGVAQLLRTIKKVKETINPRLTIEGVLVTMFDSRTRLAHDILEEVRKTFDTKVYSSYIPRNIRISESSLEGKSIFEHDPKGPGALAYGDFVREVIEQNGK; encoded by the coding sequence ATGGGAAAGATCATATCGGTTGCAAACCAAAAGGGTGGTGTTGGTAAAACAACAACCTCAATCAGTCTTGCTTGTGGATTAGCAATGCACGGAAAAAAAGTATTATTAATTGACTTAGACCCACAATTTAATGCTTCAACTGGAATCGGAGTGGATATTGATAATTCCACAAAAAGCATGTACAATGTTTTAATTGGACAAGAGAGTTTAGAAAACATTATTATTAAAAACTTAAAGCCTGGAGTCGATTTGGCGCCAAGTTCAATTGACTTAGCAGCAGCTGACCTTTATCTTTTAGAACAAAAGGATAATAATCAGAACATTCTAAAAAAACAATTAGAAACTATTAAGGAAAAATATGATTTCATCATTATTGATTGTCCTCCAAGTTTAGGATTAATTAATAGAAACGGTTTATCAAGTAGTGATTCAGTGCTAATACCAATCCAAGCAGAGCATTACGCAATGCACGGGGTAGCACAACTATTAAGAACTATTAAGAAAGTTAAAGAAACTATTAACCCCAGATTAACAATCGAAGGTGTTTTAGTTACAATGTTTGATTCTCGAACCAGATTAGCTCACGATATTCTAGAAGAAGTTAGAAAAACATTTGATACAAAAGTGTACAGTTCTTATATACCAAGGAACATCAGAATTTCTGAATCATCACTTGAGGGTAAATCTATTTTCGAGCATGATCCAAAAGGTCCAGGAGCTTTAGCTTACGGAGATTTTGTCAGAGAGGTAATTGAGCAAAATGGCAAATAA